The nucleotide window TGAGGCGCGGGAGGTAGTCGTCGGGGGGGACGAGGATGCCGTTCGAGCCCACGATCGGCTCGACGAGCACTGCCGCGACCGTATCGCCCTCCAGCATCAACATCTCGTCGATGTACTCCACGCTCTCCATCGGGTCGAGCGTCGACCCGTAGTCGTACGGGTCGGGCGCCTTGATCGCCCCGGGGATGCCCGGTTCGGCCGGGAGCCGTCGCGGGTCGCCCGTGACGCTGATCGAGCCGTAGGTCGCACCGTGGTACGACCGATACCGGGAGACGATCTTGTGCTTCCCCGTGTAGAGGCGGGCCATCTTGATCGCGGCCTCGATGGCCTCCGTCCCGCTGGTCGAGAAGAACGTCTTCGAGAGGTCGCCGGGGGTGACGGCCGCGAGCTTCTCGCCGAGCCTGGCGCGGGCCTCGGTGGTGAACCCCGGGGCGAAGTAGGCGCCCTCCTGGGCCTGCTCGGCGATGGCGTCCGCGACGGCGTCGGCCGAGTGCCCGAGGTTCGAACACATGAGCTGGCCGGAGAGGTCGAGGTACTCGTTGCCGCGTGCGTCGGTGAAACGGACCCCCTCGGCGCCGGTCACCTCCGTCGGGCTCACCTCCTTCTGGTACGACCACGTTCCGAAGACGTACTCCCTGTCGAGACGCTCGATCTCGGTCGATGCGTCCCCTTCCGCGTCCGGTGCGTCAGCGTCTGACATACTCACGCACAGGGTTAACCCGTCCGATTCATTAATCTTTGGCAAAAATGCGTTCTCGCACAGAAATTTCCTTCCGATTAGCCATCTCGATGGACGGTGTGCTTCTGAACCTCTGTTCAGGAGAACAACGTCGAACTCGTTCCGAAGGTTTATTCCACTGGGTCGTGGTAGTTCCTCACATGACACAGCTTGCAGCGGTTTCGGAGGCTGGCGACGTCCGGAGCTACGTCGGCGGCGAGTGGCGTGAGGCGACCGGCGACGACGGACGGGACGTGATCAACCCGGCGACGGGCGAGCGGCTCGCGTACGTCCCGTTCAGCGACGCGGACGACGTCGATGCGGCGGTTCGAACGGGACGTGAGGCGTTCGAAGACTGGTCGCAACGGCCGGTCGAGGAGCGCATCCAGCCGATGTTCCGGCTCAAGACGCTCCTCGAGGAGCACCAGGAGGAGCTCGCGGAACTGCTGGTGACGGAGCACGGCAAGACGCTCGCGGAGGCGCGCGGCGAGCTCCGGCGCGGCATCGAGAACGTCGAGGTCGCGTGCGGGATCCCCTCGATGATGCAGTCGGGGAGCCTGCTGAACGCCGCGCCGGACATCGACGAGAGCGCGGTGCGCAAGCCACTCGGCGTCTTCGTCGCGGTCACGCCGTTCAACTTCCCCGGGATGATCCCGCTGTGGTTCCTCCCGTACGCCGTCGCGACGGGGAACAGCTTCGTCCTCAAACCGAGTGAGCAGGACCCGCTGGTGGCGGGGCGGCTGTTCGAACTCATCGACGAGGCGGGCTTCCCGGAGGGCGTCGTCCAGCTCGTCAACGGCGGGGTGGACACCGTCAACGCGTTCCTCGAACACGACGGCGTCGAGGGCGTCTCCTTCGTCGGCAGCACGCCCGTGGCGAAGCACATCTACGAGACCGCGGCGGCCAACGGCAAGCGCGTGCAGGC belongs to Halorarum halophilum and includes:
- a CDS encoding CoA-acylating methylmalonate-semialdehyde dehydrogenase yields the protein MTQLAAVSEAGDVRSYVGGEWREATGDDGRDVINPATGERLAYVPFSDADDVDAAVRTGREAFEDWSQRPVEERIQPMFRLKTLLEEHQEELAELLVTEHGKTLAEARGELRRGIENVEVACGIPSMMQSGSLLNAAPDIDESAVRKPLGVFVAVTPFNFPGMIPLWFLPYAVATGNSFVLKPSEQDPLVAGRLFELIDEAGFPEGVVQLVNGGVDTVNAFLEHDGVEGVSFVGSTPVAKHIYETAAANGKRVQAQGGAKNHIIVTETADLEYAAEKTISSACACAGERCLANDVAVVEEGVYDEFVDLVLEEARAQTVGYGLDEDTDIGALITPEHEQNVRNYIELGVNEGAELLLDGRDIDVEGYEDGNFLGPTIFGDVTTDMVIAREEIFGPVLALTTVESVDDAIDVLNRSEFGNAASLFTGSGADARKFRHRTDVGNLGVNVGTSAPMAFFHFGGWKDSFFGDLHAQGEDMIQFYTDKAIYIERWPDA
- a CDS encoding aminotransferase family protein — encoded protein: MSDADAPDAEGDASTEIERLDREYVFGTWSYQKEVSPTEVTGAEGVRFTDARGNEYLDLSGQLMCSNLGHSADAVADAIAEQAQEGAYFAPGFTTEARARLGEKLAAVTPGDLSKTFFSTSGTEAIEAAIKMARLYTGKHKIVSRYRSYHGATYGSISVTGDPRRLPAEPGIPGAIKAPDPYDYGSTLDPMESVEYIDEMLMLEGDTVAAVLVEPIVGSNGILVPPDDYLPRLKEIAHDHDTLLICDEVMSGFGRTGEWFGCDVFDVTPDIMTMAKGLSGAYAPLGATIVSDDVAEHFEDNMLVHGHTYAGHPVTVAAGLAAVETYERENLVEHAGEVGDYLGTRLDELAEDHPSVGDVRGVGLFRGIELTKRADERVPFGHREDKLSTGTTVVDEVTQDAYERGVYVASMINTLIIAPPLTITESDVDEAVAVLDEALAVSDEAMEE